From Taeniopygia guttata chromosome 3, bTaeGut7.mat, whole genome shotgun sequence:
GGAGGTACATTTAACTTGTTTAACTATAGAAGTTTAGTCTTAAAACTTCTGCAGTTGAAAGGGAAATAACATCATAATTCAATTCCTTTGTCATGTTATATTATCCTTTGTGATTTAAGTTGCTGGCTATGTGTTCTGTGCCTACTCACTAGTTAACTTTGAGTAATTTATGTTAGTTAGTGTGAAGTTGGTGAGACATTTTAATTTCCCTAAGCAGTGAAGAGGCTGATTTATCAGGCAGTGCAGGTCATCTGCTGTAAAGTTTTTaaactctgttttttttcttattggaGTTGCTGAGATATTTTAGTGATGAGGCTTTGGAAATACCTTGGATAAATGACACAGTATTTTGTATTTGGATTAGACAACTTTAAACATTTGTATGTAAAACTGTCTGGTGTAAAGACTGGGTGTATTGTTTATTATGTGAAATAGCATCCAAACCTTTCCTGTGTTGGTGTGTATATGAAATAAAGAAGTGTCAAGTCAAATACAGCAACCAGGGTGCTATACCAACATTCTGAGTGGTGGTGTTGTGTGATCATGTGTCATAAATTGTGCAAAGCTATGGGGAAATGACataataaatatgtattataAAAAGTGGGGGTGACTTGGGAAAATTAAGCTATAATTGTCTTGGTGACTCAGTGTAATTCTCAGTGCTTCATTTCTTAGTGCTGACTAAGATGAGTGAGTTGTTGGGAATGTACTGAAATAGAATTTCAGTATTGTGTTAAAGGAAGTGTCAGTTTCTGAGTTTAGGAACTGCAGGGGCTAGTAGGGGGTCTGCAAAAGCCTGAACTGTATTTTAAAGGTTTCAGTTTGTGTTTTTCCCATTTAATGTAATTAGTTTGTATTTAAGTCATCTTATTGGTAAAATGGTCACTTTGGGAAATAATTTGTCTTGATGAGAGGCAGACTGTAAGTTCAGCAATTCACCAACAGAGGAACAACTTTGAGCAATCATTAGCTGAATTGGTTTGAAGAATACTCTGCCACATATATGGGATGTTCGGGAGTTTCAGTTTTTTTGCTCTAATGCGTTTTTTATatgatgtttcttttttctttcaggtatTGAGTATAAACTTCCATAAGTTCTAAAaatgggaagaatttttttggatCATATTGGTGGCACTCGCCTGTTCTCCTGCGCAAACTGCGACACAATCCTGACCAACCGCTCCGAGCTCATCTCCACTCGCTTCACAGGGGCCACAGGAAGGGCCTTTCTTTTTAACAAGGTTGGTAAGAAGCTGGAGGAACTGCTACTTACTTTTGAAAAATTAGTTTGTGGGATATGAATCTGTCATAAGATCAAAAAAACTTCTTTGCTGAAGTGTTGTGTAATTactattttaactttttttttaagttttgttcTGTCTTTGAAGTCAAATTTGACATTTACTGTTGATGGGAAACATagctaaattatttttgtctgaaaTACTGAAAGACTATAAAGAAAACTGGGTATATAGAGGCACCAGGCCAAAATTTATGGAGTTTTAACTTCACAGACTTCTGTAATATGAACCTCAGATTCACTCTGAGAGTATCTGGTGTCTGTCAAAGGGTTCCaaaggttttttcccttttatgcAGTTAAAAAGTCTAgataatattttgtttaatgtctgaaatgcatttaatttaatAGTAGTCTGGCAAGTTAAGTTGCCAGTCTATCACAATCTTTTTTACAGGCAATAATACTCTGGTTTCATTTAAGAGTTTTCAATTGATCCGATTCAATAGATCAAAATACAGAAGTTATAATTCTTTAGTGAATTGTAGGATTATTTATTAATCTTGCATAAAGACTTGTCCATTAgattaactgaaaaaaattatgattgtCCTTTGCTTTCTTGTAGTGTTCCTGGTCATATAATGCTTGGTGTATTTTAGTTTTGCTTATTCTTACAAGCCGTTTGGCCATGGGCAGAGTTGATAGAGACATCAGTAGTCTTAACTATGTTTTGCTCTGGGACTTCTCCCAAATCTTATCAGTAGTGAGAGATTTCTTCCTCACCAATCAACTCTGGATCCTGGAgttcaaatttttttaatgttaaatagCGGGGTTTAAGTACACTTTGAGTTTTTGCATTTCTGCAGTCAGAAGCTGTACGTTTGAACTGGTCAGGTGCAAAGCTGAGAAAGTAGTATTGTCCCATCTGTTAGAATCTGCATATCAGCAGTTTTTTCAATGAAGTAAACATCCTGATTTTGTGGTGATGCTGCAAATGAAGTTAAAAGTATATTTAAACTGCTGATATAGCACACAAAAAGGTGCATGTTTTGTGTCTACATTCTCAGCCACTGACCCTGACTTTTTCTTAGGTAATTATTTCAAAAGCACCACAAGATTTTTAAGGAAGTAtctcttttaatattttgtttctgagtTCTGGGACTTGGTGATTACATCAGCTGCTAGAAATGGGTTTTGCATACATTACAACTGGATTAATACAAATTTACAAGCTGTTCACTGGAGAGTCTCACCCAGAGTTGAACACAGCCCTTTTGCATATTTTGTGATAGCAATCCATGTCTCTCAGTTAAAATGTAGGGTTTTACAACGTTGTGAAGCACATCTTTAATGTGTTACCCTCTCAGGAAGGACATTTTTTACACTGCATTTTCAGTTTGTGTGCGGCGCCACGGGCTCTTCCCTTCTAGCGTGCTGCTAGTGCTTTAGCAGGTTTCCCCTCGGCAGACTAATCCTCTGTGTTCCCTGTGCGCTGTGTGTTTGTCCCAGGTGGTCAATCTGCAGTACAGTGAAGTTCAGGATCGGGTCATGCTCACCGGCCGCCACATGGTCCGGGACGTGAGCTGCAAGAACTGCAACAGCAAACTGGGCTGGATCTATGAGTTTGCCACTGAAGACAGCCAGCGCTACAAGGAAGGCCGCGTTATCCTGGAAAGAGCCTTGGTCCGGGAGAGCGAAGGCTTCGAGGAGCACGTTCCATCCGACAATTCCTGAAGAGGCTCTAGTCTCTTCTCAGGTTCTCTTCAATTGAAACTCCAATGTaataaaatcaacaaaaaaatctgcttaCATACACTGTCACCTTAGCATCAGAGTCGGATTCATGGACTACAGGATGGGAAAGATTGTGAGAATATTTCAGATGGAACCTTactttctttattccttttatattttactttccCTCCAGCAGCTGTTTGTAGAAAGAATGTTGTGCAGATGCTGTAACTTCTCTCTTTCATTTACATCTGTTAGATTTTCTGAGATTGTATCTTAAGGTACAGTGggctaaaaggaaaatatttgcaggATTTGTCTTTTGTTGGAGAGAAATTCAGtgaggttttttctttttagtttgcACAAACTGATGGCAgcatcaaattattttaaaactacgatgtttttttaaaagtatattcCAACTTTTGGCTTAAGTTTTTAGttaggtttttggttttttgggtttttttacccaGCCTTTTCACCTGGTTTGCTAGCTAAAGTGAAGAGATCCGAATTTGTGCTGAGTGCTAAAGGTTCAGTGTTGGTACAGCTTGGGCTGGCCCATGTGCCATATTCTTGTTGAGGTTGATTGGTAGCACAGAGCCCATTATTTCTTGTCATTCTTGACCCAAAGATGTCACCATTCCTTGTTTATTCGTGAAGTCCCATTCACCCTGTAAACTGGTGTTGATTGGAAACTATCCTTGAAATAGGGTGAAACTGCTTggctttttttaactttaacAGATGTAACTTATGAGCATAGTAATAATATAAAGTAATAGCTGTCTGTTTAGTCTTGCATTGCTTACAAATCCGGCTGTGTTTGTAATGATAGGGATCCACTGAGAAACTACTATTTCAGTAGTCTTTTTTTTTCGTTTCTCTACTAATCTCATTAAGTTAGACAGGGAATTGCAAATCTTAATTCTTCTTCAAGTGGCTTTCTTTAAACCCAGAACCTCCTATGTTAAACACAGCTGTTGTGTAAAAGGAGAAGATTGCCAGCATGTTTGTTCATGCATAGAGTTATGCAATCTGCATCTCTTGAAAAGATTAACTTAAACAGCTTGTTTTCAAATGCTGCTTCTGGTGTTGAAACCTTTATCTTTCAACTTTGTTGAACGTTTTCATTGTGATGTTATGTTTTTATCTTTCTGGGCAGCAGTACATGTCAGCCTAGCAGTAACTAGTGACTTGGATTCCTGCTTTGTTCTTGTAGAGGTCAGCTCTGTTTAAAACAGTGATCTTGCTTGCCTTTTTTAGCAAAAATGCTCTTCATTAACTTAACTCAAGGGTGCCCAAACAATTTCATTGTGTCTTAAGCCATAAGTTAGGATCTCAAGGGCTGAAATTTATTTGAATGTTAGATATGTATGATTTCTTATCCAAGATATGAGTtggttctgggttttttttcttattggaTAAATTGTGGTCAACGTGAATTAAGTTACCCACAGACGCAGGAAAGGGGGAGAACCCCACCCAGCTAAATGGATCTGGGTTCTGACCTTTCAGAGTAACTTTTCTTCTCTAGCCACAGCTCCATATCTGAAACTAAGATGTGGAGGGTGACTATGCAGAGTatgtttcttaatttttttttggttgccaAGTGGCAAGTTGGACACCCCTGACTTGAATCTACTGCCTCTTTCAAGTAAAGGTAGCTTCGTTCTAGAAAtgtcacacagaaagaaaacagagtaGATCACATACCAGAGCTGTGCTTGAATCAAGCTGCTTAAACAATAGTGTACTTGTGCCTCAAATGAATCAGTTTTTGCACTGAGTACAGTAGTACCCCATTATCTTGTACTTCTGTCCTTCACAGACCCTGGAAGCGCCATTAGCATGGTTCTCTGCAGTACTTTTCTTGTACTTCTGACATTACAGTACAATAAAGTATGTTTTGTCCTGAACTGATCTTTGCTGTTCTTTTAGAGTTATTGTCACAGAGTCTGTCAGCCAAAATTGCATAACCTATCTTTCATTCCTTGTGTTAAGTTCCTGCAGCACAGTGACAAGCTGTTGACGAGCATCCCTTTCTGTATTGGTGGTAAAAGTTCTGTTGATTTTGGAAGGTGCCAAGTAGAGCTTTATGCATACCACTTGGACACTTGAAAGCCTTCCATTTACTCGtgttaaagagaaaacaaaaaatgtctTATTTTATGGAATTCTGGGTGCCAAATGTCTTTCCATGACTTTGAAAAGACAGCAAGCTAAGCAAAAATCCACCTTCTTCAAGAAACTTGCGGGTTTGGCTTCTGAAATGGCTTGGGAATTAATGAATTGGGTATTATGTATCCAGACTCCTGTGACTTTTTCCTTTATGTTCAAATGTTAGGCAGaaacctgccagcagctggtcAACTTCTAAAGCTGAAGATCTAAGATGAAAGAATCATTCTGTTGgtgtgatggagactgggaCTCTTATTCTAACTTACATTAAGACCATTTTGGTAGAATGTTGGTGTGAGATgctaaaaattacttttcacaAAGCCTTTGATTTGAAAAACACACATGAAGTGAATTCTTCAAAATCCCATGAGGCTTAAGCAAGTTCTATGCAGCTTTAAAACGGTAGACTTTGGCTTGTTTTAGCTTACATGCTGTTCCTTCCTGTTTCTCTTTTGATGACTCTGGGAGAGTTTAGCCTCCTGTATTTTGGCTGCTCCTTGAGACACTTGGTGTGTGAACACAGATAACTTATCTGTGGGGAACAAGGCCATTGCTTACAGCACATCTGGAGACGGGGGAGACATTGCTATTTGGCATTAGCTGCAATTTAGTAGTAGTGCAGTAGCCAAGGATTCTCAGATGAGGGCTTGCACAGGAAAATATGCCACTGTGGTGATCTTTCGCCTGGCATCTGGTGGGGCCTGAGGTAAAGAAAGAAGGGAGCAAGGAAAGTGCCATGCACAACAGAGTGCATCTTGTGTTCCTGGAGGCCTCAGAATCTGTGCTCGTAGGCTGCAGCTTGGGCCAGCAGTGGTGCTGTGACATTTTCATGACATGGGCTGGATTAGAGTTCATGTCACCCATGCTGTGATCTCATCCTGTGGGTGTAGGCGAAACTGAAATACTTCCTTGCTACTGTTTCAGCAAAACACAGCtttgggaagaggaaaagatTGGATGGTGTGTTTGTGAATGTAAAAGCATTTTACTTGTGCTCTCCAAGGATGTTAGAAGAACTTTTGAAATTACATACATGTCTTGTGGCTCTGTCAAAAAAAGTTGCCTTATGTGGCGCTCTGGGGTTGGCCATGGGCCACAGTGTTATTCTTACAGGGCAAGCTTGTCTCTGCAGATTTGGGTCagagctttagaaaaaaaagttggCAGATCGTCAGTGGATGAGCAGGTAAGCAACAGGTAAAGCTGCAGTTGAGGACACAATTGCTGGGTACAAGGATGAGGTGGCTGGGAGGGCTCTGGCATTGATGTGGCAAGAGGCTAGCTGGTTGATAAACTCTATTTTAGACAAGAAACACAAGCTGTGATACTGCAGTACCATTCTGCAAAAGCCAGAAATACTGTACTGTGTTTCCTTCTTGGGCCTACCTTTACTTGGAGCAAcaataaattttcaaaatccagtgatgtttgttttcctgtagaTCTCAAGGGCTTTGCAGACTCCTTGAtgcttctgtcttttttttattttgcttgggGCACTGATAAAAATTGCTCTCCAATCCTGGTTTTTGCAGGACTTAAAAGCACTAGGCAATTTTGAGGCCCCTCCATAATGCAGAGTTAAAATTGCCCAAAAACTTCAAAAGATTGCTTTGAGTGAGGAGCAATGAGGAGGAGTATGACCTGGTAGATCAAGCTCCTGTGcaagcttttttcttcttgcagaaaatctgaaatatgGCCAAAGTAAGTGAGCTTCTGTCTGTCTCATTATATGTTGTGTGGCAAAGACCTTGAAAAGCTCCTGGGGAGCCTGGTTTCTGCAAGTGTGGAGCTCTTCCTGGTCTCATAGTTACTTCCTTCCCTACCCCTCTCTCATGTAAGAATTTCTGGTACATGTAGGAAAGTGGAAGGGGAGAAATCTCACATTTGCCTTCCAGCTTTTTGTTTACTGATAGTGTTGCTCTTGCTTGAATGGATTTCTGTGATCTCAGTAAAactgctgccaggctggcagaatATTAGTGACTTTATCATCTTTCATCCCCAAGTCTAGGCAGAAATTGTTTGGGAGTGATGCTTGACTGAAAATTGTATTCTGGGTAGAGGTGATGTGAAGGAAGACCTCATTCACACCATTCACAGGATATTTCCATTGCTGTGCTGCATCTCTCTGATGCTATTTTAAGTGTGTTTTGCTTAAGTTTGCATTGCAAGTCCTCCTTTTAAAAAGGAGGTGACTAAGAGATAGCAGTCTATGCCTCTTAAACACAGCATTTCCCTCTGAAGGACCTGAAATACAATTCGGTAGAGAGTGCTCTATGTGCTTCCTAATTGGAAGGGGCAGCTGTGTTCCTGTTTGAATTGTCCCTGCAAAAATAAACCCCAGTGCTTGTCTAAGGTATGGCCAAAAATCTCCCTGCAAGGGAGTTAGGCTAGGGAGGAGAAACCCAGGTGAAAGAGTGTGTGTGATTCTTGTCAGCTAAACTGGTCGCTGAAGCAGCAGAGGTGGGAGAGATTCTAGAGGTAAGCTtgcaccttttctttttggctTGTGTGGGTTCAGGGAAAGTGAAAATCACTTGGGCATTGCAGAGGATCTAAAGTCCCCTGGTGAAAAGAGGAGTGGAAAGTGCAGCACCAGGGCTAACTTTGGTGCAGCCTCTGTGATGTGTTTGGATGATGGCAGCTGGAAGGTGTTTGTCCTTTGAAGTAGACTCTGATTTTGTTCTTATTAGCTGAAGCATTTATTACTATCAGGAACTTGAATTTGTATAGAAGTGAaagtaagagaaagaaaaaaagactatGGTAataacatggattttctgagcGTGAGGGGTAAATGGGAGAGAGAAGGATGTTCTGATCTTGTATTTTGAATCTGCCCAGGAGAGAGATGTGTGTTTGCCTGACATCAAGATCCAGTGCTGTTTCTCTCTGGGACATGGGGATGTTTAGATACAGGACTTTGTCCTTCTGTAAGCATTTGATTTGAGTTGTAAACATTTACAGGTGTTTGAAACAGTAAGTTTACTGGATTATAGCAGACCGCATGCCATGGTTGTTTGCCCACTAATGGCAGATGTTGTAATAGATGTAGTTAGTGGAGTAGGGAGATCTCTTTTCTATGAGGGGAACACAAAGCAGAATGGCTCATACAAGGCTGCTTAACCAAAGAATTGCCTGGTGGCTTTCAGCTGTCTTTAGAGACAACAATCTTCTGTCCCTGGAAGAGTTTGAAAACTTACATTCCAGGCACAGGTGTATGGTGAGTATAAAATGAAGAGGGCATTTGTTATTTTCAGGGGTAGATTTTGGCACATATGCATGGTCAAAAAGGTGGGATGCTATGAATTTGGTAGTGAGAGCATCCCATGGACAGAGTGCAGAGAGAGCTTCTGTGGTTATGCTCCTTTTGGTATTTGGCCAGCAGATCTATTCCCCCATCCTACccatttttattgtctttgGTTTGGTCTGTAGTGATTGTTGCACCTTCTGTGTAGAATTAATGCAGCTTAAGGACTTAGGGAAGTGCCTGCTTTTGTCAATATTAGATGGTCTTTTCTACTATCCTGTACTATACCTGTACTATGCCAGTACAATGGATTAGTTGTTGCAGCTCAGAGGGATCCATGGACTGTCTATTCCATTGTCTCCCTGCTGAGGAGGGATTAGCTTAGTGATGTACTCAATGAGAGTGCATTCTTGGGATGGAGTTCCTCAGCAGGATTTCTTATTGTAGCCAAAAGTACATCAGACAGATATGATTTAGGTCACGGAAGTAGAACACTTGAAAAATGCCAGCTTTCCAACGGTTTGGGTAGCACATGGTTATCCTGTCCCTGCATACGTGCAGCTTGGGGATGAAAGTGGCATGTGATCTACAACAGCAAGGATGGCACCATCATCACCTTTTTATATGGTATGCATTGAACTTGTAGCAACAGCCTCCATCCCACCATTCCTAACTCCAGACTGCTGGACTTTTTACTACTTTTGTTTCTAAAGGCAATTTGAGAATTAACTTTCTGATGTGCATTTAAGTGGAAAAACTAAAAATGACATTAAGTATTTGTAATTGCTGGCTTCTTCATGACTTGAACTGGGACCATCCTTTGGTGCAGTAATCATCACCACTTAAGCTCCAGGGCTGACTGCTGCTTAACCAGTAGCTGGAGGAAGCTTTTCAGTGAAAAGAAAGCTGAGCAGATGGCAGATGAAGGCTTCAGATTTGATGTAAAGTTTCAGTATGggacagaaaattttatttttagtttgtaTGCTAGTTCTGGTTTGGTTGAGGCagttgtgtgtttttgttttggttggggtttgtgttttttcccttctggtATGTGGAGTTGATAAATTTCCTGCTCCATGTAGGACTTTACAGGAAGAAACCCAAAGTTGAAAATTACGTATTTTCTATCCAGGCTGCCTGACTCTTGCTTCCAGGTTCCTGAGCTTGGGAAGGTTCCTGCTCTATGCATACTCTCTGTCAAGGAGATTCATGTGCCACATTCCTAAGAAAGGGAGGAGCAGTGGGAGGCAGCTTTCTATCTCACTCTTCTTCATTTGCTCTATCAGCTGCAGGTAAACTCAGGGCTTCTGGAAGCTTTGGCTGCCTTCAAAAACAAACCAGAGGCacagaaaaacaacagcttcttaCACTCAGTCCAGTGCAAATTTAGGATGTAAAATTCTAGTGTTATTCCtaaaaacagacacaaaaccaTTCCCCCCATAAGACTCACTTCAGCAACACGGGTATTTTTATGTCAGAAGGTtgaaggagaaggtgggggACGCTCGCcgcagggagtgaggggaaagCAAAGGCAGCTAAAGATGCTCTGCCAGAGGATTTGCTGTTACTTGCTGGGCTTAGATATTGGCTCCAGGTGCCTTGGGGAAGGTGATGCTCATCTTTGGCTCCTTTACCTGTCTCCTCCTTTTTGATCCCTTCTCTCCCTGTTCTCTGCAGACCCAGTGCTGCACCTTGGGGAAGGTGATGGGCATCACAGGCTCCTTTACGTGTATCCTCCTTTTTGATCCCTTCTCTCCCTGTTCTCTGCGGGGCGTGCATAACACGCACACATGCGGAGTgaccctctgctccctgctcctgccccgctGGCTCTGATGCTCAGCAGAGGCAGGTCTGGAGGAGGCTCTGCTCATCTCCCCTGCCTagggctgggctgcccccaGGGTGGCCAAGGAGCTGAGATGGACACCGCACACCCCTCTGCAGACACACAGCTAATGGCAAAAGGTGTCTTCTGGAGTGACAACCCTACCAAATTTCAAGGCCCAGCTCCGAGTGTGGTTTCACAACTTGTTAACAAAGTAATTGGACAGTTGTTTTAAAAGGGCAGAAtcatgtaaataatgtaaaacCCTGAGCCTGGTTTTCAGAAATGCCTGTTTCTAGAGGAACTGTTTTAGAATATAATAACCTATCCTGACACAGACTTCCAGCAGGGAAAACTTCAACTGTGTAATGCTTTGTGAGCAAAATCATAGCCAGCTGAAAAAAGCTGTGTGCTGGCAAGTGCCAAGCAGCCTTCATTCAGGAGTCGTTTTTTGCACAGATGCTTCAGCTCAACAGAAAAGAGCGTCCAGCTGCCAACAAATGCATCAGTTTGGACAAGGGAATGGAAAACtacattttttcttcaattaCTATGCTTTGAAATGTCCTTTCAGGAGTCATACATACATCTGGTTTTTCTTGTCTTCAGTGGGCAGTTTTGTGAAATCTGTCAGAGGCATATACTTTTGTTCATCTTTTAACATTGTGAAATTGTTCACATTATTGCCTTAGAAGGGCCTTAGTTCAGTGCCTTTTTCAAGCATTGATTAGCTGCCAAATAATTGGTGTTTGAAAGACTCTGGACATGATTCTTCTCTCctttacacttttttttaatctcttgacATCAGCTTAGTTCAGTGGAGTTCCTAATTCCCTGCAGGTTTGGTATGACCAGaagtatatatacatatattctTCTGTGTATATGAATATGTATATATCTATAGAGAGGAATTATATAgaatagaaattaaattctatTACCTGGTGGATTTTGGTTCCACTTGATCTTGTGCACATGTGCTGAGATTACCAGTCTCCTGAAACATACTTCTAAGCACATCTTCCCTAAAGAATACTTTCTTTACACCTGCAAGTGTTCTTTAGTGATGTGTGACTTTGCTGTTGTAAATTTTCCTGTCTGCATCAGATAGAGTTAAAAACACTAAATCatgtatttcagttttttaGGGTGTAAAATTCCAAATATTAATTCAGTTGTGCACTATGATAATGCTTAGACTGGTGCTGaattaaaaagcaataaaatggTGTGATTTTTCAGTCTCCTTTCAGAAGGATTCCTTTTAAGTCCTCTTAGATGAACAGATCTGGTGGTCTGCCATCTTAATTTCTTCCTGCCTTTGATTCTGCCTTTTGTCTCAATCTGTTCATCACAAGCTGAACAATTCTTATTGTGACATCCTTTCAAACTACCATCCTTTTTCTTCAAGACCTTTTTCTCACCATTTTGCCACCCACTCTGACCTTCACCAAACCCATCACATACTTTATTTTCTCAGCTTTGGCTACTCATTCTACGTTACCAAATCCATATTATTTCTTGTTAGATCAAGTAGGGTTCAGAGCTATTATTG
This genomic window contains:
- the YPEL5 gene encoding protein yippee-like 5: MGRIFLDHIGGTRLFSCANCDTILTNRSELISTRFTGATGRAFLFNKVVNLQYSEVQDRVMLTGRHMVRDVSCKNCNSKLGWIYEFATEDSQRYKEGRVILERALVRESEGFEEHVPSDNS